One genomic window of Micromonospora sp. WMMD1128 includes the following:
- a CDS encoding GNAT family protein — protein sequence MLVPDLPLRTDRLLLRAFTADDLAVVRDYRGRPEVTRFLYHEPYDDAAARAAIDRLVRRTALRAPGDVLNLAVTLADTGVVVGDVLLTWTSREHRQGEIGYVAHPEHTGRGYVTEAARELLRLGFDGLGLHRMVGRLDARNVASARVLERLGMRREAHLRENEFVKGEWTDEVVYALLAREWRAAA from the coding sequence GTGCTCGTACCCGATCTGCCGCTGCGCACGGACCGCCTGTTGCTGCGCGCCTTCACCGCCGACGACCTCGCCGTGGTCCGGGACTACCGGGGCCGTCCGGAGGTCACCCGTTTTCTCTACCACGAGCCCTACGACGACGCTGCCGCGCGGGCGGCGATCGACCGGCTGGTGCGGCGCACCGCGCTGCGCGCGCCGGGTGACGTGCTCAACCTGGCCGTCACCCTGGCGGACACCGGTGTGGTCGTGGGCGACGTGCTGCTGACCTGGACCAGCCGGGAGCACCGGCAGGGCGAGATCGGGTACGTGGCCCACCCGGAGCACACCGGGCGGGGGTACGTCACCGAGGCGGCCCGGGAGCTGCTGCGGCTGGGCTTCGACGGGCTGGGCCTGCACCGGATGGTCGGTCGCCTGGACGCCCGCAACGTCGCGTCGGCCCGGGTGCTGGAGCGGTTGGGCATGCGGCGGGAGGCGCACCTGCGGGAGAACGAGTTCGTCAAGGGGGAGTGGACCGACGAGGTCGTCTACGCCCTGCTGGCGCGGGAGTGGCGGGCGGCGGCCTGA
- a CDS encoding DUF397 domain-containing protein, which yields MDLTEATWRTSTRSSAQGNCVEVADNLPGVVAVRDSKDRQGPALAFTPEAWSAFLTVAGTQATR from the coding sequence ATTGATCTGACGGAAGCGACCTGGCGCACGAGCACCAGGAGCAGTGCGCAGGGCAACTGTGTGGAGGTCGCCGACAACCTCCCCGGTGTGGTGGCGGTCCGGGACAGCAAGGATCGGCAGGGTCCCGCCTTGGCCTTCACTCCGGAGGCGTGGTCCGCGTTCCTCACCGTCGCCGGAACGCAGGCGACCCGCTGA
- a CDS encoding type II toxin-antitoxin system VapB family antitoxin, with protein sequence MAKILLDLDEDLLEEATVALGTRTKQETVTEALRQAVKSSRERRRRALADLQEVCGGNGFHFDQRIKERHRD encoded by the coding sequence GTGGCCAAGATACTGCTTGATCTCGACGAGGATCTTCTTGAGGAAGCGACTGTCGCGCTCGGCACCCGGACCAAGCAGGAGACCGTGACGGAGGCACTTCGGCAGGCTGTGAAATCCAGCCGTGAGCGGCGGCGGCGCGCACTGGCAGACCTTCAGGAAGTTTGTGGAGGCAACGGTTTCCACTTCGATCAGCGGATCAAGGAGAGGCACCGTGATTGA
- a CDS encoding DUF397 domain-containing protein yields MDMTTARWRTSTKSGTNGGNCVEVADNLPGAVVVRDSKDQRGPVLVFEPDAWQAFVSHSKTAATR; encoded by the coding sequence ATGGACATGACAACCGCCCGGTGGCGTACGTCGACGAAGTCGGGGACCAACGGCGGAAATTGCGTCGAGGTGGCCGACAACCTCCCGGGTGCCGTTGTCGTCCGGGACAGCAAAGACCAGCGCGGTCCCGTGCTGGTCTTCGAGCCGGACGCCTGGCAGGCGTTCGTCTCTCACTCGAAGACAGCCGCGACCCGCTGA
- a CDS encoding helix-turn-helix transcriptional regulator, which translates to MTAAEILLDELRRSRTTRGLNQEEFGRLISYSGTHVSAVETGSRPPTTDYAAAIDRALRTGGIFGRLLDRLSVLDMAPPWLREWISVEEQATALRWYEPAFVPGLLQTEAYARAILHAGGQLTVEQMDQRVRSRIERQAILNQENPPRLVAVLDAAVLRRTANDDRAIMREQLAHLAAAAELPHVRIHVVPEETGLYPGLQGGFILASMPDDSTLGHIDNQVRSETVSGAAEIATLERTWEIVVRDALPRKLSLALIKEAALTWT; encoded by the coding sequence ATGACGGCGGCGGAGATCCTGCTTGACGAGTTGCGTCGCTCGCGAACCACGCGGGGCCTCAACCAGGAGGAGTTCGGCCGGTTGATCAGCTACTCCGGCACGCACGTCAGCGCGGTGGAGACGGGCAGCAGACCGCCCACGACGGACTACGCGGCGGCGATAGACAGGGCGTTGCGGACCGGTGGCATCTTCGGTCGGTTGCTCGACCGGCTCTCGGTCCTGGACATGGCTCCGCCCTGGCTTCGGGAATGGATCAGCGTCGAGGAGCAGGCGACGGCTCTGCGTTGGTACGAACCCGCCTTCGTGCCCGGACTACTGCAGACCGAGGCGTACGCGCGAGCAATCCTGCACGCGGGCGGGCAACTCACCGTCGAGCAGATGGACCAGCGGGTCCGCTCCCGCATCGAGCGGCAGGCGATCCTCAACCAGGAGAACCCGCCGCGCCTCGTGGCGGTGCTCGACGCGGCCGTCCTGCGCCGGACCGCGAACGACGACCGCGCGATCATGCGGGAACAGTTGGCACACCTCGCTGCGGCGGCTGAGCTACCGCACGTTCGAATACATGTCGTGCCCGAAGAGACAGGTCTCTATCCTGGGCTGCAAGGCGGCTTCATCCTGGCGAGCATGCCGGATGACTCCACCCTCGGCCACATCGACAACCAGGTCCGTTCGGAGACGGTCAGCGGCGCGGCCGAGATTGCTACGCTCGAACGCACCTGGGAGATCGTCGTCCGGGACGCCCTGCCCCGGAAGCTTTCTCTGGCGCTGATCAAGGAAGCGGCACTGACATGGACATGA
- a CDS encoding YebC/PmpR family DNA-binding transcriptional regulator → MSGHSKWATTKHKKAVIDAKRGKMFAKLIKNVEVAARTGGGDPAGNPTLFDAIQKAKKSSVPNDNIDRAVKRGSGLEAGGADWQTIMYEGYGPSGVAMLIECLTDNRNRAATEVRTALTRNGGSLADAGSVSYMFSRKGVVIVPKAGTSEDDVMMAVLDAGAEEVNDLDEAFEVISEPGDLLAVRTALQDAGIEYESAESSLVPSVNVPLDEDGARKIFKLIDVLEDCDDVQNVYANFDVSDEVLAAVG, encoded by the coding sequence ATGTCCGGCCACTCAAAGTGGGCGACCACCAAGCACAAGAAGGCCGTGATCGACGCCAAGCGCGGCAAGATGTTCGCCAAGCTGATCAAGAATGTCGAGGTGGCGGCCCGCACCGGCGGCGGCGACCCGGCCGGCAACCCCACCTTGTTCGACGCCATCCAGAAGGCGAAGAAGAGTTCGGTCCCGAACGACAACATCGACCGCGCGGTCAAGCGCGGCTCCGGCCTGGAGGCCGGCGGCGCCGACTGGCAGACGATCATGTACGAGGGGTACGGCCCGAGCGGCGTGGCGATGCTGATCGAGTGCCTCACCGACAACCGCAACCGCGCCGCCACCGAGGTACGCACGGCGCTCACCCGCAACGGCGGCTCGCTCGCCGACGCCGGCTCGGTGTCGTACATGTTCTCCCGCAAGGGCGTGGTGATCGTGCCGAAGGCCGGCACCAGCGAGGACGACGTGATGATGGCCGTGCTGGACGCCGGCGCCGAGGAGGTCAACGACCTCGACGAGGCGTTCGAGGTGATCTCCGAGCCGGGTGACCTGCTCGCGGTGCGCACCGCCCTCCAGGACGCCGGCATCGAGTACGAGTCGGCCGAGTCCTCCCTCGTCCCCAGCGTGAACGTGCCGCTTGACGAGGACGGCGCGCGCAAGATCTTCAAGCTGATCGACGTGCTTGAGGACTGCGACGACGTGCAGAACGTCTACGCCAACTTCGACGTCTCCGACGAGGTCCTGGCCGCCGTCGGCTGA
- the pdxT gene encoding pyridoxal 5'-phosphate synthase glutaminase subunit PdxT, translating to MTVPVIGVLALQGDVREHVAALAGVGADARPVRRPGELDAVDGLVVPGGESTTISKLVDIFEMREPIDKRIAGGMPVYGSCAGMIMLATEVLDGRPDQRGFAGIEMTVRRNAFGRQVDSFEAPVALTGVDGAPFHAVFIRAPWVERVGAGVEVLGRVTEGPAADRIVAVRQGNLLATSFHPELTGDLRLHRLFVDLVRAAA from the coding sequence GTGACCGTACCCGTGATTGGTGTGTTGGCCCTTCAGGGTGACGTGCGCGAGCATGTCGCGGCGCTTGCGGGCGTGGGCGCCGACGCGCGGCCGGTGCGCCGGCCGGGCGAGCTGGACGCGGTCGACGGCCTGGTGGTGCCCGGCGGCGAGTCGACCACGATCAGCAAGCTGGTGGACATCTTCGAGATGCGCGAGCCGATCGACAAGCGGATCGCGGGCGGGATGCCGGTCTACGGCTCCTGTGCCGGCATGATCATGCTGGCCACCGAGGTGCTGGACGGCCGCCCCGACCAGCGCGGCTTCGCCGGCATCGAGATGACCGTCCGGCGCAACGCGTTCGGGCGCCAGGTCGACTCGTTCGAGGCGCCGGTGGCGCTCACCGGGGTCGACGGCGCGCCGTTCCACGCGGTGTTCATCCGCGCGCCGTGGGTCGAGCGGGTCGGCGCGGGCGTCGAGGTGCTCGGCCGGGTGACCGAGGGCCCGGCCGCCGACCGGATCGTCGCGGTCCGGCAGGGAAATCTGCTGGCCACCTCGTTCCACCCGGAGCTGACCGGCGACCTGCGCCTGCATCGCCTCTTCGTGGACCTGGTCCGGGCCGCCGCCTGA
- the pdxS gene encoding pyridoxal 5'-phosphate synthase lyase subunit PdxS: protein MAEMLKGGVIMDVVTPEQAKIAEDAGAVAVMALERVPADIRAQGGVSRMSDPDMIDGIIAAVSIPVMAKARIGHFVEAQVLQALGVDYVDESEVLTPADYANHIDKWAFTVPFVCGATNLGEALRRITEGAAMIRSKGEAGTGDVSNATTHMRKIRQEIRRLQTLPADELYVAAKELQAPYELVKEVAEGGKLPVVLFTAGGIATPADAAMMMQLGAEGVFVGSGIFKSGNPAQRAAAIVKATTFHDDPDVLAKVSRGLGEAMVGINVDDIPQPHRLAERGW, encoded by the coding sequence ATGGCCGAGATGCTCAAGGGCGGCGTGATCATGGACGTGGTCACCCCCGAGCAGGCGAAGATCGCCGAGGACGCCGGCGCCGTGGCCGTGATGGCGCTGGAGCGGGTGCCCGCCGACATCCGCGCCCAGGGCGGAGTGTCCCGGATGAGCGACCCGGACATGATCGACGGCATCATCGCGGCCGTCTCCATCCCGGTGATGGCCAAGGCCCGGATCGGCCACTTCGTCGAGGCGCAGGTCCTCCAGGCGCTCGGTGTGGACTACGTCGACGAGTCCGAGGTGCTGACGCCGGCCGACTACGCCAACCACATCGACAAGTGGGCGTTCACCGTGCCGTTCGTCTGCGGCGCGACGAACCTGGGCGAGGCGCTGCGCCGGATCACCGAGGGTGCCGCCATGATCCGCTCGAAGGGCGAGGCGGGCACCGGGGACGTCTCCAACGCCACCACCCACATGCGGAAGATCCGGCAGGAGATCCGCCGGCTCCAGACCCTGCCGGCCGACGAGCTGTATGTCGCGGCGAAGGAGTTGCAGGCCCCGTACGAGCTGGTCAAGGAGGTCGCCGAGGGCGGCAAGCTGCCGGTCGTGCTGTTCACCGCCGGCGGTATCGCCACCCCGGCGGACGCGGCCATGATGATGCAGCTCGGCGCCGAGGGCGTCTTCGTCGGTTCGGGCATCTTCAAGTCCGGCAACCCGGCGCAGCGGGCCGCCGCGATCGTCAAGGCGACCACCTTCCACGACGATCCCGACGTGCTGGCGAAGGTCTCCCGCGGCCTGGGCGAGGCGATGGTCGGCATCAACGTCGACGACATCCCCCAGCCCCACCGCCTGGCCGAGCGCGGCTGGTGA
- a CDS encoding glycosyltransferase family 4 protein, with product MRIGIVCPYSFDIPGGVQNHVMDLAEALLGLGHEVSVLAPADEDATLPPYVVSAGRAVPLPYNGSVARIAFGPVSTARVRRWINRGDFDVLHVHEPLTPSLSMLAVLCARGPVVATFHTAMTRSRVLSAAQGVLQILLERITARIAVSALARKMQVEHMDGGAVEIPNGVAVAKYAGVPPLPDWPGECAPGRGGTLGFLGRFTEPRKGFPILCDAFVALAPHRPGLRLLVAGPGDADELYGRFPADLRDRVTFLGLVSEADKARMLRSVHLYVAPNTGGESFGMILTEALAAGTTVVASDLDAFRRVLDGGRAGRLFPTGDAAALRAALTELLDDDDRRAGLTGWGDQVAASFDWPVIARRVLEVYAAAIEATDGRVMDQEWAGLG from the coding sequence ATGCGGATCGGCATCGTGTGCCCGTACTCCTTCGACATTCCGGGCGGGGTGCAGAACCATGTCATGGACCTGGCCGAGGCGCTGCTCGGGCTCGGCCACGAGGTGAGCGTGCTGGCCCCGGCCGACGAGGACGCGACGCTGCCGCCGTACGTGGTGTCGGCGGGTCGGGCCGTGCCGCTGCCCTACAACGGGTCGGTGGCCCGGATCGCCTTCGGCCCGGTGTCGACCGCCCGGGTACGCCGGTGGATCAACCGGGGCGACTTCGACGTGCTGCACGTGCACGAGCCGCTCACGCCGAGCCTGTCGATGCTCGCGGTGCTCTGCGCCCGCGGCCCGGTGGTGGCCACGTTCCACACCGCGATGACCCGGTCCCGGGTGCTCTCCGCGGCGCAGGGCGTGCTGCAGATCCTCCTCGAACGGATCACCGCCCGGATCGCGGTGAGCGCGCTCGCCCGCAAGATGCAGGTCGAGCACATGGACGGCGGGGCCGTGGAGATCCCCAACGGGGTGGCGGTGGCGAAGTACGCCGGGGTGCCGCCGCTGCCGGACTGGCCGGGGGAGTGCGCGCCGGGCCGCGGCGGCACGCTCGGATTCCTGGGCCGGTTCACCGAGCCGCGCAAGGGCTTCCCGATCCTGTGCGACGCGTTCGTCGCGCTCGCCCCGCACCGACCCGGGCTGCGCCTGCTGGTGGCCGGGCCGGGCGACGCCGACGAGCTGTACGGCCGGTTCCCGGCCGATCTGCGTGACCGGGTCACGTTCCTCGGCCTGGTCTCCGAGGCGGACAAGGCGCGCATGCTGCGCAGCGTGCACCTCTACGTCGCGCCGAACACCGGCGGGGAGTCCTTCGGGATGATCCTCACCGAGGCGCTCGCCGCCGGGACCACGGTGGTCGCCAGCGACCTGGACGCGTTCCGCCGGGTGCTCGACGGCGGCCGGGCCGGCCGGCTCTTCCCGACCGGGGACGCGGCGGCGCTCCGGGCCGCGCTGACCGAGCTGCTCGACGACGACGACCGGCGGGCCGGGCTGACCGGCTGGGGCGACCAGGTGGCGGCGAGTTTCGACTGGCCCGTGATCGCTCGTCGCGTGCTGGAGGTGTACGCAGCCGCGATCGAGGCCACCGACGGCCGGGTCATGGACCAGGAATGGGCGGGGCTGGGCTGA
- a CDS encoding phosphatidylinositol mannoside acyltransferase: MNLTEAGFVAGWRLIRALPRPVAAAAFRAGADRAHRKDGGGTRRLRANLRRVVGPDLPDAELDVLVRAGLRSYARYWLEAFRLPGLSRAEILAGFRLDGAELLAADVAAGRGAVVALPHAGNWDAAGAWVAATGWPMTTVAERLPDGVYERFVGFREGLGMEILPNRGGARPAFDVLVDRLHAGYVVPLLADRDLSARGVEVDFFGGRTRMPPGPALLALRTGAPLYVASMWYEPDAAHAAIEGPLALPDPDSAPLDARVRVVTQRIADGLAAGIARHPQDWHMLQRMWLDQGPGGASTSTPPPAATGTV; encoded by the coding sequence GTGAACCTCACCGAGGCGGGCTTCGTCGCGGGCTGGCGCCTGATCCGCGCCCTGCCCCGGCCCGTCGCGGCCGCGGCCTTCCGGGCGGGCGCCGACCGTGCCCACCGCAAGGACGGCGGGGGTACGCGTCGACTGCGCGCCAACCTGCGCCGGGTGGTCGGCCCGGACCTGCCCGACGCGGAGCTGGACGTGCTGGTCCGCGCCGGCCTGCGCTCGTACGCCCGCTACTGGCTGGAGGCGTTCCGGCTGCCGGGCCTGAGCCGGGCGGAGATCCTCGCCGGGTTCCGCCTCGACGGCGCGGAGCTGCTCGCCGCCGACGTGGCGGCCGGGCGGGGGGCCGTGGTGGCGCTGCCGCACGCCGGCAACTGGGACGCCGCGGGCGCCTGGGTGGCGGCCACCGGCTGGCCGATGACCACCGTGGCGGAGCGGCTGCCGGACGGCGTCTACGAGCGGTTCGTCGGGTTCCGGGAAGGGCTGGGGATGGAGATCCTGCCCAACCGCGGCGGCGCGCGGCCGGCGTTCGACGTGCTGGTGGACCGGCTGCACGCCGGTTACGTGGTGCCGCTGCTGGCGGACCGGGATCTGTCCGCCCGGGGTGTGGAGGTGGACTTCTTCGGCGGCCGGACCCGGATGCCACCCGGCCCGGCGTTGCTGGCGCTGCGCACCGGCGCGCCGCTCTACGTGGCGTCGATGTGGTACGAGCCGGACGCCGCCCACGCCGCGATCGAGGGCCCGCTGGCGCTGCCGGATCCGGACAGCGCCCCGCTCGACGCCCGGGTCCGGGTGGTGACACAGCGGATAGCCGACGGACTGGCCGCGGGCATCGCCCGGCATCCGCAAGACTGGCACATGTTGCAGCGGATGTGGCTGGACCAGGGGCCGGGCGGGGCGTCGACGTCGACGCCGCCACCGGCCGCCACCGGGACGGTCTAG
- the pgsA gene encoding phosphatidylinositol phosphate synthase: protein MAKIFQVTARAGMTRIVEPIARGLLRAGVSPNAVTVTGTVGVLVGALGFGARGHLVAGALIVTVFALTDLLDGTMARMSGGSTRFGAFLDSSMDRVADSAVFGAVAYWLATQHQYSGVAAALICLAAGGLVSYVKARAEGLGMSANVGVAERTERLLIVGVGGLLTGVGLDPALEVALWLLAAVSIFTVGQRMTHVYRQAQRVGVE from the coding sequence ATGGCGAAGATCTTCCAAGTGACGGCCCGGGCGGGCATGACCCGCATCGTGGAGCCGATCGCGCGCGGACTGCTCCGCGCGGGCGTGTCCCCCAACGCGGTGACCGTGACCGGCACCGTCGGCGTGCTCGTCGGCGCGCTCGGCTTCGGCGCGCGTGGCCACCTGGTCGCCGGCGCGCTGATCGTCACGGTCTTCGCCCTCACCGACCTGCTCGACGGCACGATGGCCCGGATGAGCGGCGGGTCCACCCGGTTCGGTGCGTTCCTCGACTCGAGCATGGACCGGGTCGCCGACAGCGCGGTGTTCGGCGCGGTCGCCTACTGGCTGGCCACCCAGCACCAATATTCCGGGGTGGCCGCCGCGCTGATCTGCCTGGCCGCGGGCGGGCTGGTCTCCTATGTCAAGGCCCGCGCCGAGGGGCTCGGCATGAGCGCCAACGTCGGCGTCGCCGAGCGCACCGAGCGGCTGCTCATCGTCGGCGTCGGCGGCCTGCTCACCGGCGTCGGCCTCGACCCGGCCCTGGAGGTCGCGCTCTGGCTGCTCGCCGCCGTCTCGATCTTCACGGTGGGGCAGCGGATGACGCACGTCTACCGGCAGGCCCAGCGGGTCGGCGTCGAGTGA
- a CDS encoding elongation factor G-like protein EF-G2: MAQKSHEKGVTGGAPVVTEPGRVRNVVLVGHSGAGKTTLVEALLAASGTIGRAGDVTDGTTVCDHDPAAVRQQRSVSLACAPLVHRDVKVNLLDTPGYGDFVGELRAGLRAADAALFVVSAVDGMDAATAALWEECAAVDMPRAVAVSRLDHPRADFDEAVALCQRVFGDNVLPLYLPMLGDDGESVAGLMGLITRRVFDYSTGLPAAVREPDPQHLPAIQESRDELIEGIIAESEDETLMDRYLGGEEIDPEVLITDLETAVARGHFYPVVPVCAETGVGLDALLDGLVAAFPSPLEHDLPAVTGLDGSPRPPLTCDPAGPLVAEVVKTTVDRHVGRVSLVRVFSGTLRPDQVIHVSGHGLAERGHPDHDADERVGHVYSPLGATLREVPACVAGDLCAITKSGSAETGDTVSAKDEPLLIAPWEMPEPLLPVAIVARSRADEDALARNLSRLVAGDPTLRLERNPETHQLVLWCMGEAHADVVLDRLRGGGVELDTEPVRVALRETVTAAARGHGRHVKQSGGHGQYAVCDIEVEPLPRGAGFEFVDRVVGGAVPHNYIPSVEKGVRAQMERGLVAGHPVVDLRVTLVDGKAHSVDSSDAAFQTAGALALRDAAEKAQPTLLEPVDEITVRIPDSSVGAVMGDLSGRRGRVLGTEPDPDAEGRTLVRAEVPATELLRYAVELRAMTAGTGTFRREFARHDPMPTHLADQARKEATTG, from the coding sequence ATGGCGCAGAAGAGTCACGAGAAGGGTGTCACCGGCGGCGCGCCGGTGGTGACCGAGCCCGGCAGGGTTCGCAACGTGGTGCTCGTCGGGCACTCCGGCGCCGGCAAGACCACCCTGGTCGAGGCGCTGCTCGCGGCCAGCGGCACGATCGGCCGGGCCGGCGACGTCACCGACGGCACCACGGTCTGCGACCACGACCCGGCGGCCGTACGCCAGCAGCGCTCGGTGAGCCTGGCCTGCGCCCCGCTGGTCCACCGCGACGTCAAGGTCAACCTGCTGGACACGCCCGGCTACGGCGACTTCGTCGGCGAGCTGCGCGCCGGGCTGCGCGCCGCCGACGCGGCGCTGTTCGTGGTCTCCGCGGTGGACGGGATGGACGCCGCGACCGCCGCGCTCTGGGAGGAGTGCGCCGCGGTGGACATGCCGCGCGCGGTGGCGGTCTCCCGGCTGGACCACCCGCGCGCCGACTTCGACGAGGCGGTGGCGCTCTGCCAGCGGGTCTTCGGCGACAACGTGCTTCCGCTCTACCTGCCGATGCTCGGCGACGACGGCGAGTCGGTGGCCGGGCTGATGGGGCTGATCACCCGCCGCGTGTTCGACTACTCCACCGGGCTGCCGGCGGCGGTGCGCGAGCCGGACCCGCAGCACCTGCCGGCCATCCAGGAGTCCCGGGACGAGCTGATCGAGGGGATCATCGCGGAGAGCGAGGACGAGACCCTGATGGACCGCTACCTCGGCGGCGAGGAGATCGACCCCGAGGTGCTCATCACCGACCTGGAGACGGCCGTCGCCCGCGGCCACTTCTACCCGGTGGTGCCGGTCTGCGCGGAGACCGGCGTCGGCCTGGACGCGCTGCTCGACGGCCTGGTCGCGGCGTTCCCGTCGCCGCTGGAGCACGACCTGCCGGCGGTGACCGGCCTGGACGGCTCACCCCGCCCGCCGCTGACCTGCGACCCGGCCGGCCCGCTGGTCGCCGAGGTGGTCAAGACGACGGTGGACCGGCACGTCGGACGGGTCTCGCTGGTCCGGGTCTTCTCCGGCACGCTCCGCCCCGACCAGGTGATCCACGTGTCCGGGCACGGCCTGGCCGAGCGCGGCCACCCCGACCACGACGCCGACGAGCGGGTCGGGCACGTCTACAGCCCGCTCGGCGCGACGCTGCGCGAGGTGCCGGCCTGCGTCGCCGGTGACCTCTGCGCGATCACCAAGTCGGGCAGCGCGGAGACCGGCGACACCGTCTCCGCCAAGGACGAGCCGCTGCTGATCGCGCCCTGGGAGATGCCGGAGCCGCTGCTGCCGGTGGCGATCGTGGCGCGCAGCCGGGCCGACGAGGACGCGCTGGCGCGCAACCTGTCCCGGCTGGTCGCCGGCGACCCGACGCTGCGGCTGGAGCGCAACCCGGAAACCCACCAGCTGGTGCTCTGGTGCATGGGCGAGGCGCACGCCGACGTGGTCCTCGACCGGCTGCGCGGCGGCGGCGTCGAGCTGGACACCGAGCCGGTGCGGGTGGCGTTGCGGGAGACGGTCACCGCCGCCGCCCGGGGCCACGGCCGGCACGTCAAGCAGTCCGGCGGCCACGGCCAGTACGCCGTCTGCGACATCGAGGTGGAGCCGCTGCCCCGGGGCGCCGGCTTCGAGTTCGTCGACCGGGTGGTCGGCGGCGCGGTCCCGCACAACTACATTCCGTCGGTGGAGAAGGGCGTCCGGGCGCAGATGGAACGCGGCCTGGTCGCCGGCCACCCGGTGGTGGACCTGCGGGTGACGCTCGTCGACGGCAAGGCGCACAGCGTCGACTCGTCCGACGCCGCGTTCCAGACCGCGGGCGCGCTGGCGCTGCGCGACGCCGCCGAGAAGGCCCAGCCGACGCTGCTGGAGCCGGTCGACGAGATCACCGTCCGGATCCCCGACTCCTCGGTCGGCGCGGTCATGGGCGACCTGTCCGGCCGGCGCGGCCGGGTGCTCGGCACCGAGCCGGACCCGGACGCCGAGGGCCGCACCCTGGTCCGGGCCGAGGTGCCCGCCACCGAACTGCTGCGCTACGCGGTGGAGCTACGCGCGATGACCGCCGGCACCGGCACGTTCCGGCGCGAGTTCGCCCGCCACGACCCCATGCCCACCCACTTGGCCGACCAGGCCCGCAAGGAAGCCACCACCGGTTAG
- a CDS encoding aldo/keto reductase, with product MAVSTRSLGRSGIEVSALGMGCWAIGGPWAEGARPLGWGAVDDDESVRALRRAIDLGVTLFDTADTYGAGHGERVLGRALAGRRDDAVIATKWGYTFDEHSRQATGENASPQYLRRAVVDSLRRLDTDRIDLYQLHLGDLPLPRAEALIGTLDDLVADGLIRAYGWSTDRTDRAAAFAQVAQGAVAVQHALSVLRDAPAMLAACEKHDLASLARGPLGMGLLTGKYTPESTLPRDDVRGLGPNWLEWFRGGRPAPEWLRRVAAVRGALTADGRTLAQGALGWIWARSDRAVPIPGARTVAQVEENAAALARGPLEPDHFAEVERQLAAVRSAARRDADRPHWPMPPVPAVRP from the coding sequence ATGGCAGTCAGCACGCGGTCGCTGGGACGTAGCGGCATCGAGGTGAGCGCCCTCGGCATGGGGTGCTGGGCGATCGGCGGCCCGTGGGCGGAGGGCGCCCGCCCGTTGGGCTGGGGTGCGGTCGACGACGACGAGTCGGTGCGGGCGCTCCGCCGCGCCATCGACCTCGGCGTGACGCTCTTCGACACCGCCGACACGTACGGGGCCGGGCACGGCGAGCGGGTGCTGGGGCGCGCCCTGGCCGGCCGGCGGGACGACGCGGTGATCGCCACCAAGTGGGGCTACACGTTCGACGAGCACAGCCGGCAGGCCACCGGGGAGAACGCCTCCCCGCAGTACCTGCGCCGGGCGGTGGTCGACTCGCTGCGCCGGCTGGACACCGACCGGATCGACCTCTACCAGTTGCACCTGGGTGACCTGCCGCTGCCCCGTGCCGAGGCGCTGATCGGCACGCTCGACGACCTGGTGGCCGACGGCCTGATCCGGGCGTACGGGTGGAGCACCGACCGGACCGACCGGGCCGCCGCGTTCGCCCAGGTCGCGCAGGGCGCCGTCGCCGTGCAGCACGCGCTGTCGGTGCTCCGGGACGCCCCGGCCATGCTGGCCGCCTGCGAGAAGCACGACCTGGCCAGCCTGGCCCGGGGGCCGCTCGGGATGGGGCTGCTCACCGGCAAGTACACGCCGGAGTCGACGCTGCCCCGTGACGACGTACGCGGTCTCGGACCGAACTGGCTGGAGTGGTTCCGCGGCGGCCGGCCGGCCCCGGAGTGGCTGCGCCGGGTGGCCGCCGTCCGGGGCGCGCTGACCGCCGACGGTCGCACCCTGGCGCAGGGCGCGCTCGGCTGGATCTGGGCGCGCAGCGACCGGGCGGTGCCGATCCCCGGCGCCCGCACGGTCGCCCAGGTCGAGGAGAACGCCGCCGCGCTGGCCCGGGGTCCGCTCGAACCGGACCACTTCGCCGAGGTGGAGCGGCAGCTCGCGGCGGTACGCTCGGCCGCCCGCCGGGACGCCGACCGCCCCCACTGGCCGATGCCCCCCGTCCCCGCCGTCCGCCCCTAA